AAGGCCAAGTATTTTTTTCACAAATTAATTCAAGAGCATCAGCCCAGCTAACTAGGTGATTGATTCTAGGAATTATATCTGTATGATAGAATTTAGCTCTTTCATATTGATCTTTTATATTTATTACAGTTTCAAATTCTTTTTCAAGTTCAGCTAAAGAGTCTCTTAAATGAACTTTAGCATTTAAAACTTTAATAACATGTTTTCTATCTCCTTCAATTAACTCATTATTTTCTGTTCCAATTACATCTTTGATATTTTTAATAGCAGTAGAAAGATTACTTAAATGCTTCATAACAGCAGGATAAATTTCATTTCTAGCCATTCTAATAGCAGTTGAAGTTTCTATATGTAATTGCTTGTTATATCTTTCAGTATAAACTACGAATATAGATTTTAATTCTTCAGCGCTTAAAACACCAGTTCTTTCAAAAAGTTCAATAGTTTCTTTTTTGATATAAGTAGGAAGAGCTTCTACAGTACAAGATAAGTTAGGTAGACCTCTTTTTTCAGCTTCTGTAACCCAAGCTTCATCATATCCATTACCATTGAAGATAATTCTTTTGTGTTTATTGTATCTTTCTTTTATTAAAGTTATAATCGCTTTATTTAAATCTTTTTTATCTTCAACTTTTTCTAAAATATTAGCATATTCTCTTAAAACATCTGCAACTATTGTATTTATCATAGTGGTAGGAGTTGCTGGAGATGCGCTTGAACCAGGCATTCTATATTCGAATTTATTTCCAGTAAATGCGAAAGGAGAAGTTCTATTTCTGTCAGAAATATCCTTAGGTATTTTAGGGAAATTATAAGCTCCTAATTCAATAGAAAGATGTTCACTGTTTGTTGTATCGATTTTTCCAATATTTTCTAGGAAATTTTGTAAAGGTTCTCCTAAAAATATAGAGATAATAGCAGGAGGAGCTTCAGATCCACCTAATCTAAGATCATTTCCTGCAGTTGCAGTAGCAACTCTTAAAATATCTGCATGTTTATCAACAGCTTCAACTACAGCAGTTGTAAATACTAGGAATTGAAGATTATCCTTAGACATATCTCCAGGATCAAATAAGTTTTCACCTAAATCGGTAGCTAAAGACCAGTTACAATGTTTTCCAGATCCATTAACTTTAGAAAATGGTTTTTCATGTAAAAGGGCAGCTAAATTATGTCTAGTAGCAACTTTTTTTATAATATCCATTGAAAGTTGATTTTGATCTGCTGCGATATTAGCAGAAGCAAACATTATAGCTAATTCAAATTGATTTGGAGCAACTTCGTTATGTTTTGTTTTAGCCATTACTCCAAGTTTCCATAATTCAGAGTCAAGCTCAGCCATAAATACTTCAACTTTTTCTTTTAAAGTACCATAATAATGGTCATTAAGTTCTTGACCTTTTGGTGGAAGTGAACCAAAGATTGCTCTTCCTCCAAGCATAAGATCTTGTCTTTTTTCCCAGAATTCCTTTTCAATAAGGAAATATTCCTGTTCTACTCCAAGAGTAACATCAATACTAGATGATTTAGTATCTCCTAAAGCTTTCTTAAGTCTTAAAGCTTCATGAGAAATTGTGTTTATTGATCTTAAAAGTGGAACTTTTTTATCAAGAGTTTCTCCGTTATACCCAACAAAAGCAGTTGGTATAAATAAAGTTTTTGCTTTTTCAGGTCCTCTTAAAAACATAGGAGATGATAAATCCCACGCTGTATATCCTCTAGCTTCAAATGTAGAACGAAGTCCACCATTTGGGAAAGAAGAAGT
The nucleotide sequence above comes from Fusobacterium sp. JB019. Encoded proteins:
- a CDS encoding glutamine synthetase III; translated protein: TSSFPNGGLRSTFEARGYTAWDLSSPMFLRGPEKAKTLFIPTAFVGYNGETLDKKVPLLRSINTISHEALRLKKALGDTKSSSIDVTLGVEQEYFLIEKEFWEKRQDLMLGGRAIFGSLPPKGQELNDHYYGTLKEKVEVFMAELDSELWKLGVMAKTKHNEVAPNQFELAIMFASANIAADQNQLSMDIIKKVATRHNLAALLHEKPFSKVNGSGKHCNWSLATDLGENLFDPGDMSKDNLQFLVFTTAVVEAVDKHADILRVATATAGNDLRLGGSEAPPAIISIFLGEPLQNFLENIGKIDTTNSEHLSIELGAYNFPKIPKDISDRNRTSPFAFTGNKFEYRMPGSSASPATPTTMINTIVADVLREYANILEKVEDKKDLNKAIITLIKERYNKHKRIIFNGNGYDEAWVTEAEKRGLPNLSCTVEALPTYIKKETIELFERTGVLSAEELKSIFVVYTERYNKQLHIETSTAIRMARNEIYPAVMKHLSNLSTAIKNIKDVIGTENNELIEGDRKHVIKVLNAKVHLRDSLAELEKEFETVINIKDQYERAKFYHTDIIPRINHLVSWADALELICEKNTWPFPVYEDLLFKL